In Harmonia axyridis chromosome 6, icHarAxyr1.1, whole genome shotgun sequence, a single window of DNA contains:
- the LOC123683510 gene encoding sialin-like isoform X1 — MASLCCIPSRALVAMMVFWGTFVNYMFRSHYSISVLAMMQARKVNETLGDFGPRYNWTYEWEQRTISAMFYGLSTLSLPSGMISEMLGPWHVLMWSSIIMAGSSCLIVPVASFGPFCVFALRFVVGMMLALQYPALQCLIGRWAPPNEKGRFSACLMGNAFGSMLTMPVTSMIIEKFGWNWSFYSLSFVVALFCVGLILFVADYPRDYKWIDEEELQYIEKAQGTQVSREKVTPPYLAMFSSVPFIALIIAQFGNLYGLTMSLTATPQFLKRVLNFNLKGSAFIAALPQLSRLICGFFFGYVNDALLRRGVPKKTCRKGFTLLSHIATGMCLCGFLFIGQSSDMAILLLVAMLGFNGAAAQTTLINPQDLSPNFAGTIHGVMNFFGGWGGFIGPMIIEKLTRDNTMDQWAIVFTIGGLIYIISGIVFMFFGSAALQSWNDKSKTSLPPPVAV; from the exons ATGGCAT cactATGTTGTATTCCCAGTCGAGCCCTGGTTGCCATGATGGTATTCTGGGGTACTTTCGTCAATTATATGTTCAGATCTCACTACTCCATAAGTGTCCTAGCTATGATGCAAGCGAGAAAAGTCAACGAAACCCTTGGTGAT tTTGGACCTCGCTACAATTGGACATACGAATGGGAACAGCGTACAATAAGCGCAATGTTCTATGGACTCTCCACCTTATCACTGCCTTCTGGTATGATCTCAGAGATGCTGGGTCCTTGGCATGTACTCATGTGGTCCTCTATTATTATGGCTGGATCATCTTGTCTTATTGTACCAGTTGCATCTTTTGGCCCCTTTTGCGTCTTCGCTTTGAGGTTTGTGGTTGGCATGATGCTG GCTCTCCAATACCCAGCCCTCCAATGTTTGATAGGACGATGGGCCCCACCAAACGAAAAAGGAAGATTCTCAGCCTGCTTGATGGGCAACGCATTTGGTTCTATGTTGACAATGCCGGTTACTAGTATGATCATAGAAAAATTCGGATGGAATTGGTCCTTCTACTCATTGTCCTTTGTTGTGGCACTATTTTGTGTTGGTCTGATACTCTTCGTCGCCGATTACCCACGTGACTATAAGTGGATCGATGAAGAAGAGTTGCAGTATATTGAGAAGGCACAAGGAACACAAGTCAGCAGGGAAAAG GTCACACCACCATACCTTGCGATGTTCTCTTCGGTTCCTTTCATAGCCCTCATAATTGCCCAATTTGGCAACCTTTATGGCTTGACGATGTCCCTAACAGCAACTCCGCAGTTCTTGAAGAGAGTGCTGAATTTCAACCTGAAAGGTTCTGCTTTCATCGCAGCGTTACCACAGCTTTCTAGGTTGATTTGTGGCTTCTTTTTCGGATATGTCAACGACGCTTTGTTGAGGCGAGGTGTACCGAAGAAAACCTGCAGGAAAGGATTCACCCTTTTAT CTCACATAGCCACTGGTATGTGCCTTTGCGGTTTTCTCTTCATAGGCCAGAGCTCTGATATGGCAATTTTGCTCTTGGTTGCTATGCTTGGTTTCAATGGAGCTGCAGCTCAAACAACGTTGATCAATCCTCAAGATCTGTCACCAAACTTTGCTGGAACCATTCACGGTGTGATGAACTTCTTCGGAGGATGGGGTGGCTTTATTGGACCGATGATTATCGAAAAGCTAACAAGAGAT AACACCATGGACCAATGGGCCATTGTCTTCACAATTGGAGGACTCATTTATATAATCAGTGGTATTGTGTTCATGTTTTTCGGATCCGCTGCTTTGCAGTCTTGGAATGACAAATCGAAAACAAGTTTACCACCTCCTGTGGCTGTTTAA
- the LOC123683510 gene encoding sialin-like isoform X2 has translation MALCCIPSRALVAMMVFWGTFVNYMFRSHYSISVLAMMQARKVNETLGDFGPRYNWTYEWEQRTISAMFYGLSTLSLPSGMISEMLGPWHVLMWSSIIMAGSSCLIVPVASFGPFCVFALRFVVGMMLALQYPALQCLIGRWAPPNEKGRFSACLMGNAFGSMLTMPVTSMIIEKFGWNWSFYSLSFVVALFCVGLILFVADYPRDYKWIDEEELQYIEKAQGTQVSREKVTPPYLAMFSSVPFIALIIAQFGNLYGLTMSLTATPQFLKRVLNFNLKGSAFIAALPQLSRLICGFFFGYVNDALLRRGVPKKTCRKGFTLLSHIATGMCLCGFLFIGQSSDMAILLLVAMLGFNGAAAQTTLINPQDLSPNFAGTIHGVMNFFGGWGGFIGPMIIEKLTRDNTMDQWAIVFTIGGLIYIISGIVFMFFGSAALQSWNDKSKTSLPPPVAV, from the exons cactATGTTGTATTCCCAGTCGAGCCCTGGTTGCCATGATGGTATTCTGGGGTACTTTCGTCAATTATATGTTCAGATCTCACTACTCCATAAGTGTCCTAGCTATGATGCAAGCGAGAAAAGTCAACGAAACCCTTGGTGAT tTTGGACCTCGCTACAATTGGACATACGAATGGGAACAGCGTACAATAAGCGCAATGTTCTATGGACTCTCCACCTTATCACTGCCTTCTGGTATGATCTCAGAGATGCTGGGTCCTTGGCATGTACTCATGTGGTCCTCTATTATTATGGCTGGATCATCTTGTCTTATTGTACCAGTTGCATCTTTTGGCCCCTTTTGCGTCTTCGCTTTGAGGTTTGTGGTTGGCATGATGCTG GCTCTCCAATACCCAGCCCTCCAATGTTTGATAGGACGATGGGCCCCACCAAACGAAAAAGGAAGATTCTCAGCCTGCTTGATGGGCAACGCATTTGGTTCTATGTTGACAATGCCGGTTACTAGTATGATCATAGAAAAATTCGGATGGAATTGGTCCTTCTACTCATTGTCCTTTGTTGTGGCACTATTTTGTGTTGGTCTGATACTCTTCGTCGCCGATTACCCACGTGACTATAAGTGGATCGATGAAGAAGAGTTGCAGTATATTGAGAAGGCACAAGGAACACAAGTCAGCAGGGAAAAG GTCACACCACCATACCTTGCGATGTTCTCTTCGGTTCCTTTCATAGCCCTCATAATTGCCCAATTTGGCAACCTTTATGGCTTGACGATGTCCCTAACAGCAACTCCGCAGTTCTTGAAGAGAGTGCTGAATTTCAACCTGAAAGGTTCTGCTTTCATCGCAGCGTTACCACAGCTTTCTAGGTTGATTTGTGGCTTCTTTTTCGGATATGTCAACGACGCTTTGTTGAGGCGAGGTGTACCGAAGAAAACCTGCAGGAAAGGATTCACCCTTTTAT CTCACATAGCCACTGGTATGTGCCTTTGCGGTTTTCTCTTCATAGGCCAGAGCTCTGATATGGCAATTTTGCTCTTGGTTGCTATGCTTGGTTTCAATGGAGCTGCAGCTCAAACAACGTTGATCAATCCTCAAGATCTGTCACCAAACTTTGCTGGAACCATTCACGGTGTGATGAACTTCTTCGGAGGATGGGGTGGCTTTATTGGACCGATGATTATCGAAAAGCTAACAAGAGAT AACACCATGGACCAATGGGCCATTGTCTTCACAATTGGAGGACTCATTTATATAATCAGTGGTATTGTGTTCATGTTTTTCGGATCCGCTGCTTTGCAGTCTTGGAATGACAAATCGAAAACAAGTTTACCACCTCCTGTGGCTGTTTAA
- the LOC123683512 gene encoding serine protease persephone-like isoform X1, producing MTKLLFTSQLFLSVVLFYVVQFTVCSDEDSDSAIIFESSHPHPPSVREIDARAVSGSGYAPCRTEEGSGKCVEIINCPPAIKAVRTQKKHNLRRCGWHGKIEVLCCPNEFIVDFSTESPNTWFRNTSEPSNRVKSSTEPHPTDSHTRIKNRKCAQVCEEYSNEIKPDLAFHIIEGEDAELKEFPHMVALGYNSDTIGQIKWGCGGSLISRQYVLTAAHCIVNADQNPPVKARMGIIKLDDNSSSTPKPQDYDIVNITIHPNYKKWEKLNDLALVELNERVTYTDYVHPACLYDKDDDPVGMVVTGWGDTEMAGEGSNILQKAKLTAVPLQKCNVTYLTRASKYLLSTQICASDNKSDTCQGDSGGPLQVQNIANSSVYSIVGITSYGIGCGSKYPGIYTRVSSYLDWIEEIVWANS from the exons ATGACTAAATTGTTGTTTACTAGTCAGTTGTTCCTCAGTGTTGTGCTGTTTTATGTTGTTCAGTTCACCGTATGTTCGGACGAAGATAGTG ATTCCGCAATTATCTTTGAATCTTCCCATCCGCACCCTCCTTCAGTAAGGGAGATTGACGCTAGAGCGGTATCAG GTTCTGGATATGCCCCATGTCGAACAGAAGAGGGTTCCGGAAAATGCGTAGAAATCATAAACTGCCCCCCTGCCATCAAAGCTGTTCGAACACAGAAGAAACACAATTTGAGAAGATGCGGCTGGCATGGAAAAATAGAAGTTCTATGTTGCCCGAACGAATTCATCGTAGACTTTTCAACAGAATCTCCCAATACGTGGTTCAGGAACACCAGCGAACCATCGAATCGTGTCAAGTCGAGCACTGAACCTCATCCAACGGATTCTCATACGAGGATCAAAAACAGAAAGTGTGCACAGG TGTGCGAAGAGTATTCGAATGAAATAAAGCCAGATCTTGCTTTTCATATCATAGAAggtgaagatgcagaattgaaggaatTTCCACACATG GTAGCCTTGGGTTACAACTCAGACACCATCGGACAGATAAAATGGGGTTGCGGAGGTTCTTTGATATCTAGACAGTACGTACTGACAGCTGCCCATTGCATTGTTAATGCTGATCAGAACCCACCTGTCAAGGCCAGGATGGGCATAATCAAGCTGGACGATAACTCCTCGTCAACCCCCAAACCTCAGGACTACGATATTGTGAACATCACAATCCACCCCAATTATAAGAAATGGGAGAAATTGAACGATTTGGCCCTTGTCGAGTTGAATGAAAGGGTGACTTATACGGACTACGTTCACCCTGCTTGCTTGTATGACAAAGATGACGATCCAGTTGGCATGGTTGTTACAGGTTGGGGAGATACAGAAATGG CTGGAGAAGGTAGCAACATACTACAGAAAGCTAAACTCACTGCTGTCCCTCTTCAAAAATGCAACGTGACATATTTGACCAGAGCTAGTAAATACCTTTTGAGTACACAAATATGTGCATCAGACaacaagagtgatacatgtcag ggGGACTCTGGTGGACCTCTTCAAGTTCAAAACATTGCTAATAGCAGTGTCTACAGCATCGTAGGTATCACATCTTATGGCATTGGTTGTGGCAGTAAATATCCAGGAATTTATACCAGGGTTTCGAGCTACCTCGACTGGATTGAGGAAATAGTTTGGGCAAATTCGTGA
- the LOC123683512 gene encoding serine protease Hayan-like isoform X2 produces the protein MTKLLFTSQLFLSVVLFYVVQFTVCSDEDSGSGYAPCRTEEGSGKCVEIINCPPAIKAVRTQKKHNLRRCGWHGKIEVLCCPNEFIVDFSTESPNTWFRNTSEPSNRVKSSTEPHPTDSHTRIKNRKCAQVCEEYSNEIKPDLAFHIIEGEDAELKEFPHMVALGYNSDTIGQIKWGCGGSLISRQYVLTAAHCIVNADQNPPVKARMGIIKLDDNSSSTPKPQDYDIVNITIHPNYKKWEKLNDLALVELNERVTYTDYVHPACLYDKDDDPVGMVVTGWGDTEMAGEGSNILQKAKLTAVPLQKCNVTYLTRASKYLLSTQICASDNKSDTCQGDSGGPLQVQNIANSSVYSIVGITSYGIGCGSKYPGIYTRVSSYLDWIEEIVWANS, from the exons ATGACTAAATTGTTGTTTACTAGTCAGTTGTTCCTCAGTGTTGTGCTGTTTTATGTTGTTCAGTTCACCGTATGTTCGGACGAAGATAGTG GTTCTGGATATGCCCCATGTCGAACAGAAGAGGGTTCCGGAAAATGCGTAGAAATCATAAACTGCCCCCCTGCCATCAAAGCTGTTCGAACACAGAAGAAACACAATTTGAGAAGATGCGGCTGGCATGGAAAAATAGAAGTTCTATGTTGCCCGAACGAATTCATCGTAGACTTTTCAACAGAATCTCCCAATACGTGGTTCAGGAACACCAGCGAACCATCGAATCGTGTCAAGTCGAGCACTGAACCTCATCCAACGGATTCTCATACGAGGATCAAAAACAGAAAGTGTGCACAGG TGTGCGAAGAGTATTCGAATGAAATAAAGCCAGATCTTGCTTTTCATATCATAGAAggtgaagatgcagaattgaaggaatTTCCACACATG GTAGCCTTGGGTTACAACTCAGACACCATCGGACAGATAAAATGGGGTTGCGGAGGTTCTTTGATATCTAGACAGTACGTACTGACAGCTGCCCATTGCATTGTTAATGCTGATCAGAACCCACCTGTCAAGGCCAGGATGGGCATAATCAAGCTGGACGATAACTCCTCGTCAACCCCCAAACCTCAGGACTACGATATTGTGAACATCACAATCCACCCCAATTATAAGAAATGGGAGAAATTGAACGATTTGGCCCTTGTCGAGTTGAATGAAAGGGTGACTTATACGGACTACGTTCACCCTGCTTGCTTGTATGACAAAGATGACGATCCAGTTGGCATGGTTGTTACAGGTTGGGGAGATACAGAAATGG CTGGAGAAGGTAGCAACATACTACAGAAAGCTAAACTCACTGCTGTCCCTCTTCAAAAATGCAACGTGACATATTTGACCAGAGCTAGTAAATACCTTTTGAGTACACAAATATGTGCATCAGACaacaagagtgatacatgtcag ggGGACTCTGGTGGACCTCTTCAAGTTCAAAACATTGCTAATAGCAGTGTCTACAGCATCGTAGGTATCACATCTTATGGCATTGGTTGTGGCAGTAAATATCCAGGAATTTATACCAGGGTTTCGAGCTACCTCGACTGGATTGAGGAAATAGTTTGGGCAAATTCGTGA
- the LOC123682418 gene encoding uncharacterized protein LOC123682418 → MVRSKILKNRSIVDIEEEVDTASEVFVGETYRKECSGEDINRVESKEDEGKITEVRSASEIEVSSLSSGEESSKFRRCLANCKSFSRRCYRLCGFHLINTELFVNTLIPIIFIGATVAVVTILSSFGDNIHQKSNIPKKIQQKSEMRYPLL, encoded by the exons ATGGTTCGATCGAAGATATTAAAAAATAGGTCTATAGTTGATATAGAAGAAGAAGTAGATACAGCATCAGAAGTCTTTGTCGGTGAAACATACAGAAAGGAATGTTCAGGCGAAGATATAAATCGAGTTGAAAGCAAAGAAGATGAGGGTAAAATAACTGAAGTGAGGAGTGCATCTGAAATTGAAGTAAGTTCACTGTCATCGGGCGAAGAATCTTCCAAGTTTCGCAG ATGTTTGGCAAATTGCAAGAGTTTTAGTAGGAGATGTTACCGATTATGTGGATTTCATTTAATAAATACAGAATTATTTGTAAATACCTTAAtaccaataatttttattggagCTACTGTAGCTGTGGTTACAATACTTTCCTCATTCGGAGATAACATTCATCAAAAGTCCAATATACCAAAAAAGATCCAACAAAAATCGGAAATGAGATACCCCCTCCTTTGA
- the LOC123682511 gene encoding uncharacterized protein LOC123682511, translated as MGDDIPDPYCNPDAPVAITFDEITSAAYRIKSGIKNTECIRSEHLSNITGMEIYIKKEFLQATGSFKERGARYAMMKMSPELRSKGIVAASAGNHAQACCYHGLSLGVPVTVVMPETAPIMKIEKCKNYKGNVIVQGKNLSEAKRIALEYARDNGMMYLNGYDHPQVLAGQGTIGLEVWEQIPDLGAIIVPVGGGGLLAGICVAMKALDRNIMVIGVEPERAACLTEALKVGKPVEVQVTSTLADGLAVAKIGVNSLESVKNILDKCVTVKEQYVALAILRLVEYEKSIVEGAGASSLACILQGTVPELMGKKVCLVLSGGNIDTTVLGRVLERGLAADGRLVKVKIGISDRVGGIEDLSNTIGGLGVHIKDMVHERAWVVEDVFKVEVKVICECRDREHSLSLRDTLSNKYGPIFFNGQPYPSDDMGRPTAIFAGPQPTQQQMMPQTPSDFGKTSVQQNVIDFETASKIGDFSVETANASAQIGGSFLPSQQVTGSFHPSQQVGSLHPSQASCGPCSSVQGSQAVAGSLHPSQQVPGSLTPSQAACAPCGSVRGSQQIAGSAQASQQVAGSVHPSQQIPGSLTPSQAACAPCGSVQGSQQIAGSMHPSQQIPGSLTPSQAACAPCGSVQGSQQIASSLLPSQQFAGSVHPSQQIPGSLTPSQAACAPCGSVQGSQQIAGSLHPSQQVAGSVTPSQAGCGPCGSVQASQRIGDSIQPSQQMAGSVQASCGPCGSVQTQQSVQQSQPIASSQQPAQQITGSVQASCGPCGSVQTQQSVQPSQQIEQPKQPPKQESPTPSKQIEESIAPSQQLGALGAQQIGGSLLPSEQASLRPSQQMNGSIRRPPAPSGDPSFSIASSYQPSKASAKPVGVGVQKNPFSSCSCKKRNAPGDYKR; from the exons ATGGGAGATGACATTCCAGATCCATACTGCAATCCAGATGCTCCGGTTGCAATTACTTTCGACGAAATAACCTCTGCAGCATATAGAATCAAATCCGGTATCAAAAACACTGAATGTATCAGATCAGAACATCTCAGTAACATTACAGGCATGGaaatatacataaaaaaagAGTTTCTCCAAGCCACTGGCAGTTTTAAAGAACGGGGAGCAAG ATATGCAATGATGAAAATGTCACCAGAATTAAGAAGTAAGGGTATAGTAGCTGCTTCTGCAGGTAATCATGCCCAAGCTTGTTGTTACCACGGACTTTCGCTTGGAGTTCCAGTTACAGTAGTGATGCCAGAAACTGCTCCTATAATGAAGATTGAAAAATGTAAGAACTACAAGGGAAATGTTATTGTACAAGGCAAAAATTTGTCAGAAGCGAAAAGAATTGCATTAGAATACGCCAGGGACAACGGAATGATGTATTTGAATGGATACGATCATCCACAAGTCTTGGCTGGACAAG GAACTATAGGGTTAGAAGTATGGGAGCAAATTCCAGATCTTGGTGCTATTATAGTACCAGTTGGTGGAGGAGGTCTACTTGCAGGCATTTGTGTGGCCATGAAAGCATTAGACAGAAACATTATGGTAATAGGAGTGGAACCAGAAAGAGCTGCATGCTTAACAGAAGCACTGAAAGTGGGAAAACCAGTAGAGGTTCAGGTTACTAGTACTTTAGCAGATG GTCTAGCCGTTGCTAAAATCGGCGTCAATTCTCTGGAATCCGTCAAGAATATATTAGACAAATGTGTAACTGTAAAAGAACAATATGTGGCCTTAGCTATCCTGAGATTAGTCGAATACGAGAAGAGTATTGTTGAGGGTGCTGGAGCCAGTAGTTTGGCTTGTATACTACAAGGTACGGTGCCGGAATTGATGGGAAAAAAGGTTTGTTTGGTTCTTAGCGGAGGGAACATCGATACTACAGTGCTAGGAAGAGTTCTTGAAAGAGGATTAGCTGCAGACGGACGTTTAGTTAAGGTCAAGATCGGTATATCTGATAGAGTTGGCGGAATCGAAGATCTCTCAAACACTATAGGCGGCTTAG GAGTCCACATCAAAGATATGGTCCATGAAAGAGCTTGGGTTGTAGAAGATGTCTTCAAGGTAGAAGTGAAAGTTATTTGCGAATGCAGAGATAGAGAGCACAGCTTGAGTCTCAGAGATACTTTAAGCAATAAATATggtccaattttttttaatggtcaACCGTACCCTAGCGATGATATGGGAAGACCAACTGCAATTTTCGCTGGTCCTCAACCAACTCAACAACAAATGATGCCACAAACACCAAGCGATTTTGGAAAAACATCTGTTCAACAAAATGTTATCGACTTCGAGACAGCATCCAAGATCGGAGATTTCTCTGTAGAAACAGCTAATGCTTCTGCTCAAATCGGCGGATCTTTCTTACCTTCTCAACAAGTTACTGGTTCTTTTCATCCATCTCAACAAGTTGGATCCCTCCATCCCTCACAAGCTTCCTGTGGACCATGTAGTTCTGTACAAGGATCACAGGCAGTTGCTGGTTCTTTACATCCTTCCCAACAGGTTCCTGGTTCTCTTACACCCTCCCAGGCTGCATGTGCACCATGCGGTTCTGTTCGAGGATCCCAACAAATTGCTGGCTCTGCACAAGCTTCCCAACAGGTTGCTGGTTCTGTACATCCTTCTCAACAGATTCCTGGTTCTCTTACTCCTTCTCAAGCTGCATGTGCACCATGTGGTTCCGTTCAAGGATCTCAGCAAATTGCAGGTTCTATGC ATCCTTCCCAACAGATTCCTGGTTCTCTTACTCCTTCTCAAGCTGCATGTGCACCATGTGGTTCTGTTCAGGGGTCCCAACAAATTGCTAGTTCTTTACTCCCTTCCCAACAGTTTGCTGGTTCTGTACACCCTTCCCAACAGATTCCTGGTTCTCTTACCCCTTCTCAGGCTGCATGTGCACCATGTGGTTCAGTACAGGGATCCCAACAAATTGCTGGCTCTCTACATCCTTCCCAACAAGTTGCTGGTTCTGTTACTCCTTCTCAGGCTGGATGTGGACCATGCGGTTCTGTACAGGCATCCCAGAGAATTGGTGATTCTATACAACCTTCCCAACAGATGGCTGGATCGGTTCAAGCCTCTTGCGGACCTTGCGGTTCAGTTCAGACACAACAATCTGTACAGCAATCCCAGCCAATTGCTAGTTCTCAACAACCTGCCCAACAGATAACTGGATCGGTTCAAGCATCTTGCGGACCTTGTGGGTCAGTTCAAACCCAACAGTCTGTACAGCCATCACAGCAAATTGAGCAACCCAAGCAGCCTCCCAAGCAAGAATCTCCGACGCCATCTAAACAAATTGAAGAATCAATTGCGCCTTCGCAACAATTGGGAGCATTGGGAGCCCAACAAATTGGAGGATCCTTGTTACCATCGGAACAAGCATCTCTGCGTCCATCCCAGCAAATGAACGGATCTATTAGGCGTCCTCCTGCACCTTCAGGGGATCCATCCTTTTCTATAGCTTCATCCTACCAACCATCGAAGGCGTCAGCTAAACCTGTAGGGGTAGGTGTACAGAAGAATCCGTTCTCCAGTTGTTCATGCAAGAAACGTAATGCTCCAGGAGATTATAAGAGGTGA